A window of Streptomyces broussonetiae genomic DNA:
AGGGTGGGGCGTCCGCCACGGGCACTCCCTTCGGTGCGGCATCTCGCAGCATATGTCCGAGGTATGGGGTTGGCGCGGCAGGCGGCCAGGGCTTGCGGGCGACACCGATGTGCACCGGCTGATCCTCGCGGACCCGCATGTCCGGCTCCGGGGACCGGCAGGTGACCGGTACGGCACTCGGCCCGCACGGCTCCAGGCCGTCGAAGAACCGCGACACCCCGGCGTGCGAGTGCGCCCGCACGGACGTGCCGCCGCAGCGGTGGACGGCCGCGATCCGGCTCGCGGACCTCGTGGTCGAACTCGGCGCTGACGTGGGAGACGACCGGATCGCTGCCGGACGGCAGGGCGTCCAGCAGCGTGCGGGCGATGCCGTACGGGTCCTGCTCCTGCATCACCCGGGAGTTGGGGGCGGCCGCCCGGGCGACCTGGTGCGGATTCGGCTCCGTGGGGATCCCCGTGCCCGCGTCCAGGAACCAGTCGTACCTCCGGGCGGGAAGCGGCCTGCCCGTGTCGAGCCGCTCCGGGCTGAATCCGGTGGCTGTCATGTCGGCCCTGCGTGCCGGCTCGGGGGGTGCGCCCGACCGGGAGCCGCGACTCCACCGAGGGCGGCGAACCACCGTGCCCGCGGGGGTTGTTGAGCCCGCGGACCGCATGCGGTGGGTGCTGCTCCTGTCCGGCCGGTAGCGTGGGCCCATGTATGCCACCCGAGTCTCCCGGCGGGTGCAGGCGCCTGCGGCGCTCGTGTACCGGGCCCTGACCGACCCGGACGCGATCGCGGCCTGGCGGGTCCCGGCCGGCATGAGCGCCCGCGTCCACGCCTTCGACGCCCGCGAGGGCGGTGCCTTCCGGGTCTCCCTCACCTACGACGACGCGTCCGCCCCCGGCAAGTCGGGCGGGCGCACCGACACCTACCACGGCCATTTCGCCCGGCTCGTGCCCGACGCCCTGGTGGTGGAGGTGTTCGCGTTCGAGAGCGCCGACGACGCCCTGCGCGCCACCATGACCAT
This region includes:
- a CDS encoding SRPBCC domain-containing protein, coding for MYATRVSRRVQAPAALVYRALTDPDAIAAWRVPAGMSARVHAFDAREGGAFRVSLTYDDASAPGKSGGRTDTYHGHFARLVPDALVVEVFAFESADDALRATMTMTTTLTPAGGGTDVEILHEGIPDTVPREDNELGTRMALDNLARLVERPDRGRSVEEQ